The Candidatus Omnitrophota bacterium genome contains the following window.
AGAACAATCCTTTCAAATCAATGCCTTTATCAGCTAAGAAAATCTTGACCCTTTTAAGGTCATTGGAGATCTTTTTAATCCCTGCATCAGAAAGTATATCCCTCATCTGTTGGCTAATTTCTTGGAGTTCACAAAAATAACGAATACTAGCCAAGTTTAGCGAATCCTTGACTTCATCATAATAAAGATACAATTCTTTTTTTTCTCTTGCCTGCTTTATTAACAAAGAAGCATCGTTAGAGCGCTCTCTTGTTTTTTCTACATTTTCTCTATTTGTATCCAAGGCCTGCAGCAGAGATTTAAACTCCATCTCCTTAAATAATGAAAATAGCTTATCCTTATCAGGGGAACTGACCTTCATATCTTCTGTCTTTATTTTGATAGGGACGTTGAAATCTAACGTTGCAAGCTGCCGACTCAATAATATGTTCTCTTTCTCGGATGCAATGCGCTTGCCTTGAGAATCTCCTATTCTTTTAAGATTCTTGAGTAAATTATCAAGTGAACCAAATTGATTTATTAATTTAACTGCTGTCTTGTCTCCTATACCAGCTGCTCCGGGAATATTGTCGCTTTTATCTCCGGCTAAAGCTAAAAAGTCAACTATCTGCTGTGGACCTATGCCAAAACGTTCTTTAACAGACTTTGCATCAAGGATTACAGATTCCTTGCCTGGCTTATAAATCTTAGTATGCCCATTAACAAGCTGACACATATCCTTATCTGAACTAATGATATAAACAGAAAATCCTTTCTTGGCTAATGTCTTGGCTAAAGTCGCAATAATATCATCTGCTTCAAATCTATCACACTCAAAGGTCTTCAGGCGATATGCTGCTATAAGTTCCCTAATCTTGGAAAGCTGGACTTTTAGTTCGTCCGGCATCTTAGGCCGATGTATCTTATAATCCTTGAATTGCTCAGTGCGAAAACTTGGTTTTCCCGAATCAAAGCAAAATGCTAAATAGTCAGGTTGCTCCTCTCTTAAAATCCGAGAAATAAAGGTAGTAAAACCATAAACAGCGCCTGTAGGCATTCCTGAACTCGTTGTTAACGCCGGCAGGGCATAATAAGCACGATAAAGATAGGAGTTGGCATCAACAAGAAATACTTTTTTCTTCTTCATGAATCAGCTATATGTAAAAACCTTGTTTCTTGTTTAATTTTCTAACGCTGTAAATGGGATTCATTTGCTCGGCGTGAGCTACATTTTCGAATTGAATTTAAAGAGAATAAAAATCGGAAAGTAAATCTTGTGCTATGGTGTCAAAAGTGCACGTTTCTGAGCCTCAATTAAAAGCTGTTCAACCTCCTTATTATGCGGGTCGAAATTAAAAGCCCTATGAAGCTGTCTTAAGGCCTTCACATATTCACCTCGATCATAATACTCCTTGCCTCTGGCAAAATAAGCCTCAGCTGCAAGTTGACTACTATCTCTAATGTCCTGTTTTAATTCTTTGACCTCTGCGATAAGCTCTAAGGTCTGGGTCTCCTCATATACCTTATATGATCCCTTATCAATCTTGCCTAATCTCTCTAAATGCTTCTTTGCTTTCTGGGTCCAGGCCTGGGATGAATCTCCCAGCTCAATCCTCTTACTCCATAAGCGGGCAGCATTTTCAAAATCCTTATTTTTCTCATAGATTAATGCAAGATTGGTATAAGGACAAGGATATTGCGGATCTAGCTCAATTGCGCGTTTATATGCCTTCTCAGCTTCATGCAGTAGATTCATCTTTTCGTAAACTATGCCTAAATCATTGTGGCTAACTGCATAATTCGGGGCAAGCTTAATTGCTTCCTTATAAAGCCTTAAGGCCTTAGCATAATCCCCGTTCAGTTGCGCTTGAAACCCTTGTTGCCGGAACAAATGAGCTTTATTTTCTGATAATTCGTTAGCCCAGAGGGGATTATTTACGCAAGAAAGGCAATAAACTAAAAGCGTAAAAATAAGTATAAAATAGGTCTTTTTGGTGGACATTTTTGAAGGCGAATCTAACATTTAAATTAACACAAAAAAAATCCTAAGTCAAGTGAAATCTATAAGTTATCGCAATATTTTATATAAGAGAAGGCATGTTTAATGCAGGGTGATTTTTCTCTTTTAAATACTTCACTAGATCCTCTGCTGTAACAGCAATAGTCTCATCTGCAATCTTTTCAAAGAAATCTGGCTCATTGATCTCTTTACTTCGCTGTTTTAAGCGGCTCATTAGAGCCTCTTTCAATTCCTTAGGCATCCAGACTAAGCGCTTCAAGCCGCCATCAGCTGATATGAATTTCTTACTGGCAACATAAAGTTTACCCACTCCCAGAAACCCCGGAGTCTGTAATCCGCCACCAACAGAACTGGCCAAAGTAGTAAATGTCATGCCAACCGGAGTCATGCCTGTGTGATCACGATGCACTACCATAACGCCATTGGCCTCTGGAATAACAGCAAGTATGCACTCAAAACAGCCACAGGAAGTCTGAGGATTGTCCATAATTGAATACATGCTAACTATGGGAATACTCTTATTGGATTTCTCGTATACAAATTTATTGGTATTTTCCCATTGTCCTAACTTCGTATCTATAGGCTTGCCCTTTGTCACCGGCTGGTTAGGACCTGTGGGAGTAATTTCATAAGATGCCTTTCCGTCTAACCAAGAATAAGCACCACAAAGGCCAAGACGCTCAGGAGTGATAATGCAGACATGATTAGGGGCAAAGGACTGACATAAAAGACAAGAAAAGAAGGTATCCACTGATTCATCTGTCATGCCCATAATTCTCTCATCCCGTTCCTGAAAGGACTGGTTTGCCTTAACCAATAACTTCTCCACATCCTCTTGTTTCGTGTAAAGAGTTACCTGGACTTTATCTACAATTGCACTATATTCTTGGTGCAGCATTGCATGAATCAGAAGCCCTATGTGTTTTAAGCGAAATCCTTTATCAAACGCATCTTTACTAATTCTAATCCAACACATATCTCTCTGACCAATATGCATTACGCCCATTGCACCATTGACATAACGATGAATCTGGCGTTCCATTATTGGCTCAAAATCCTTCTGCATCTTACGACCATAGACATTAACTACAATACCTAAAGGCATTGATTTTTTAACGCTATCTTCGATGGAATCCAAGTCCTGGCCGACTAATTCTACCTTAGCATCTTCAACTTCCTCTGTATCTTTAGTTTCTAAAAATTCTAAAGCTGTAGATGCCTTACCGCCAAATTCTACTGCCAAGTTCTCTTTCCTTACCCTTTCTCCTTCAAATGCAGCAGCGTAGGGAACCGGAATCGGAACCTTGCTTACCTTTACCTTTACCCCGCGCACATCAACACAGCGAGAGACTATTTTTTTATAATCAAATTCTTTTACTAATGCCTCGTAAATAGTTACTCCGCTTGGTTTAATCTCCGGAATATCTGTATCCGCAATCACGGGAAATCCCATTGCGATTGCGCCAGCACCAGTGGCATACTTGATATCATCCAAAGGCCCTAAAGCAAGTCCAAATGCAAACACCCTATTCTTTGTATATAAAAGGCATTTTTGCACCTGACCCGGCTTTATGCCGCCAAAGGTAATTGCTGATCTTATTGCCCAATTAAGAGGATAGATTGCTGATTGGGTATCTCTACCATAAGGCACGATATAAGTATCCCAGCCCATCTCTACTTTTTCTTCTTTAAGCTGGTCAACAATAGAACGGCCGTTGCTTGAGCAACCCACAAAGGTAAGTATATTTCTCTTCTGCAACTCTCTGACAATATCTACAGCGATTTTATTATCAGGCGCAGCGCCTAAGATAGCAGCAAATCCTGGCATACGGCCATCAACTAATTGTATGCCTAAAGAGCGCATTGCTGTATCAGAAAAGAATCCATTACAATCAACCTGGGGTTCCTCCTCTTTTAGATATCTTAAGGCCATGATGATTTCTTCTGCTAGGAGTGCTGCTATTCCAGCATCAAGCGTTACTCCTAAATAGGGCAACCAGAGCTTTTCACTCGGCACCTCTGGCAATAAAGACTTTGCGTGTTTTAATATTTTAGTTACATCAGCGAGTGTCTTTGTCTCATAGGCAAATAAGGCATAAGAAAATGGAAGATAGAATGCTGTCTCAGGATACGCTATTTTTGTTTCAGGGCCTTTTTCTTTTAAGGCTTGTTCAAAAAGGCTTGCAGCCTCATTTACTAAACTGTGTGCACCCCTTATCGCACTCGTTGCAACAATCTTTGACATATCAGGCCTCCAACGAATTAGTCAATTTATCGATTTTTTATTATTTCTTCAAGTAGACTTCATCCCTACCAAATAAATCAATCACCTTAGCATAGCTGAAAGAATCAGCCAATAACTGCGTCTTTATAGACGAGATATCTGTTCTTTCCCTTATTAATCTTAAGAATATTCCGCTATTTTCTATTTTACCTACACCGATAAACCCTTTCAGGATATTGTCCTTTATGATAAATTTCTTATAGATTGAATTCTTTTTATCACTAAATCTTAAAGTTTCGCAATCCTCTTCTTCTTTTTTCAGGCCAATAGAGATAACCGGCAGAGCAAAAAAGTCAACAGAATTCATGGCGACGGAACCTGAATAAGCGCATTTTTCTCCTCTAATATTAGAGCCGGCAATTCTTCCTTGTTCAACAGCATTTGGCCAGAGGGCATTTATGTAAGATGCGCCTCTTGCAACGTCAAAGGTCTCAGCCACATCACCAGCAGCAAAAACTCCCTCAACGTTAGTTTGCAAGTATTCATTTGTCAATATTCCAAAATTCGTATTAATTCCTGATTGCTTAACCAGTTCTATATTCGGACTAACGCCTTTTCCAACAATTACTATGGCAGATTCAATAATCTTGCCGGATGAAAGTTTTACTGCCCTTACCTGGCCATTACCGATAATTTCCACTGCCTCCTCGCCTGTTAAAATCTCTATACCCTGATTCTCTAAATGCGCACCAACAATAGATGCAGCTTCCTCATCCAGGACCTGTGACATAACTTGTTTTGATTTAATAAGCACCTTTACACTCAGTCCTCTCCTCTTTAGTGCATAAGCAGCCTTTAGACCAATAAGACCGCCTCCTAAAATGCAAGCAGCCTTTGCATAGACAGCTATAGATATTATATCCTTGGCATCGTTAAGCGTGCGAAAACCTGAAACCCCTTCTCTTTTAATACCTTTTGTCTCCGGTAGCTTAGACCTTGCTCCAGTTGCAATTAAGGCAATATCAAAATCAAGTTTTGAATTATCTAATAAGGTTAAACGTCGCTTCTTAGGATCAAGTTTTATAACCTTTTTACCCAATGCTAAATCAACTGAATTCTCCTTATAAAAATCTTCTGGCCGAAGCCTCAGCTTGGCCTGGAGGACCTCACCTGAAACAAAAGAAGTAATGAGGCAACGACAATATGCCGGATATTCTTCATCGGAAATTAGCGTTATCTTCGAATCCTTGTCACGGCTTCTTATAGCCTCAACGCAAGAGACAGCTGCAGCAGAATTTCCAATAATACAGATATGCTTCATTTTACGCCCTCTTCCTCTTCGTAACTAATCGCCTTTGTAGGACAATTCTTTGCACATTGGGGCTGGCCAATCTCAACACAATGATCACAGCGAGTAGGGATTTTAACGCGTTTATCAGGTCTTATCGCACCATAAGGACAGACCATAATACACATCCAACAGCCAACGCATTTGTCTTTATCGTGAATTACCTCTTTTTTCTCAAGATCATAAGTCAAGGCACGCGCTATGCAGGCGTCAACACATTTAGGATCATCACAATGCCTACAGGCAACAGGAAAATTTTTACCTTTATCTTGAAAGACCTTTACCTTAGGCAGGTGTATCTTTTTCTCACTTATTGCCTCAAAGATATCTTTGCTCAAGGAATGACCCACAAAACAGACAAGTTCACAAGTCCTGCAGGCCACACATTTAGTCACATCATAATGTAGTCTTTTCTTTTTCATTGTCCTTTACCTACCTACCTCTACCTTGGATTCATACATCATTGGCTTTAGACTGAGTGCCTTTCTTTTAGAATCTATGTGTTCAATCATAATCTTGGCCATTTTCAAAGGGTCTTTATCAAAGGCCCATTTCCCGCCTGTAATCTTCTCCACGTCTTCAAAAACGTATTTAGTCATATTATCGCTGCCATAAACAGGCAAAGGTTCACCCAGCACAACCAAAAGTCCAGAAGCAACAAAATACCAACCAATGGCGATTGCCTTCTCGCTCATCCATTCTGGAGCAGCGCCTGCCACAGGAAGCTCATCTAGGCTCCTACCAATGCCGCCTTCTTTTACCATCTCACAACAGGCAGTAAGTATTCTAGAATTATCCACACAAGAACCCAAATGCAGAACCGGCGGACAACCTACTGCCTCACATACCTCTTTTAAACCTTTGCCAGCATAATCAAAAGCAGCCTCAGGAGTCAACAGGCCTGCTCGACCGCAGGAAAGCGCAGAACAGCCCGTTTGAACCACCAATACATCATTTTTTATCAATTCTTTAACCAATGTAACGTGGCTTGCGCTACTTGCCATTTTCGGATTATCGCATCCCACAACACCAGCAACACCTCTAATGCGTCCGTTAATAATTGCCTCGTTCAACGGCTTGTAGCTTGGCCTATATCTT
Protein-coding sequences here:
- a CDS encoding FAD-dependent oxidoreductase; translation: MKHICIIGNSAAAVSCVEAIRSRDKDSKITLISDEEYPAYCRCLITSFVSGEVLQAKLRLRPEDFYKENSVDLALGKKVIKLDPKKRRLTLLDNSKLDFDIALIATGARSKLPETKGIKREGVSGFRTLNDAKDIISIAVYAKAACILGGGLIGLKAAYALKRRGLSVKVLIKSKQVMSQVLDEEAASIVGAHLENQGIEILTGEEAVEIIGNGQVRAVKLSSGKIIESAIVIVGKGVSPNIELVKQSGINTNFGILTNEYLQTNVEGVFAAGDVAETFDVARGASYINALWPNAVEQGRIAGSNIRGEKCAYSGSVAMNSVDFFALPVISIGLKKEEEDCETLRFSDKKNSIYKKFIIKDNILKGFIGVGKIENSGIFLRLIRERTDISSIKTQLLADSFSYAKVIDLFGRDEVYLKK
- the cdhC gene encoding CO dehydrogenase/CO-methylating acetyl-CoA synthase complex subunit beta, with the protein product MSKIVATSAIRGAHSLVNEAASLFEQALKEKGPETKIAYPETAFYLPFSYALFAYETKTLADVTKILKHAKSLLPEVPSEKLWLPYLGVTLDAGIAALLAEEIIMALRYLKEEEPQVDCNGFFSDTAMRSLGIQLVDGRMPGFAAILGAAPDNKIAVDIVRELQKRNILTFVGCSSNGRSIVDQLKEEKVEMGWDTYIVPYGRDTQSAIYPLNWAIRSAITFGGIKPGQVQKCLLYTKNRVFAFGLALGPLDDIKYATGAGAIAMGFPVIADTDIPEIKPSGVTIYEALVKEFDYKKIVSRCVDVRGVKVKVSKVPIPVPYAAAFEGERVRKENLAVEFGGKASTALEFLETKDTEEVEDAKVELVGQDLDSIEDSVKKSMPLGIVVNVYGRKMQKDFEPIMERQIHRYVNGAMGVMHIGQRDMCWIRISKDAFDKGFRLKHIGLLIHAMLHQEYSAIVDKVQVTLYTKQEDVEKLLVKANQSFQERDERIMGMTDESVDTFFSCLLCQSFAPNHVCIITPERLGLCGAYSWLDGKASYEITPTGPNQPVTKGKPIDTKLGQWENTNKFVYEKSNKSIPIVSMYSIMDNPQTSCGCFECILAVIPEANGVMVVHRDHTGMTPVGMTFTTLASSVGGGLQTPGFLGVGKLYVASKKFISADGGLKRLVWMPKELKEALMSRLKQRSKEINEPDFFEKIADETIAVTAEDLVKYLKEKNHPALNMPSLI
- a CDS encoding 4Fe-4S dicluster domain-containing protein, whose product is MKKKRLHYDVTKCVACRTCELVCFVGHSLSKDIFEAISEKKIHLPKVKVFQDKGKNFPVACRHCDDPKCVDACIARALTYDLEKKEVIHDKDKCVGCWMCIMVCPYGAIRPDKRVKIPTRCDHCVEIGQPQCAKNCPTKAISYEEEEGVK
- a CDS encoding tetratricopeptide repeat protein, whose protein sequence is MLDSPSKMSTKKTYFILIFTLLVYCLSCVNNPLWANELSENKAHLFRQQGFQAQLNGDYAKALRLYKEAIKLAPNYAVSHNDLGIVYEKMNLLHEAEKAYKRAIELDPQYPCPYTNLALIYEKNKDFENAARLWSKRIELGDSSQAWTQKAKKHLERLGKIDKGSYKVYEETQTLELIAEVKELKQDIRDSSQLAAEAYFARGKEYYDRGEYVKALRQLHRAFNFDPHNKEVEQLLIEAQKRALLTP